From Chitinivibrionia bacterium, one genomic window encodes:
- the flgK gene encoding flagellar hook-associated protein FlgK has protein sequence MSLFATMNLANSALHASQLGINVAGHNIANADRPGFSRQRVEQHAMYRRSAPFGQQGFGVTVSGITRIRNEFIDTQIRRQSFELGKHRAIDSALESMENIVREPSDTGIQEFMNRFFNSWDTLAQNPADISARRNLIANADVLVDVFRNVASELHNLKTSRNADIVSVVGEINIIARDIFNLNTEISIAEANGGNANDSRDRRDFLMRRLAELTDYDYITDSTGQVSISMNGHILVSAVSVNTVEIFSPPNVITDSQGFAQFGLRMVNGRGVITPSGGELAGLFAARDVFIPNMERQLDQLAAGLVAAVNEQHREGFNLRGQSGFNFFDPQGITARTISVSTGITTDPGNIAAAGGGGIMSDLRRNEIPAGGMSPIGTPFLLSTIDGSDGWNSTTDHDTDRARNLVAGTVVVSMPLTPPGSGQIQLVEGRDFRVDYVLGTIQLLADQNGVNQYEGVDLEISFRFVTGGFEGEGGNMNALAIYELRRAPLMGNTNIFGNPTSTFSEFYAASVAQLGLDRREATANVNTRQFLIDGYDEHQDSIAGVSLDEEAANIMRLQYSYQAAARIFSSVQSMLDILLNL, from the coding sequence ATGAGTTTATTTGCAACTATGAACCTCGCCAATTCGGCGCTTCACGCAAGCCAACTTGGTATAAACGTCGCAGGGCATAACATTGCCAATGCCGACAGACCGGGCTTTTCGAGACAAAGAGTGGAACAACACGCGATGTATCGCAGAAGCGCGCCGTTCGGGCAACAAGGATTTGGCGTAACCGTATCGGGTATAACTCGTATAAGAAACGAATTTATAGACACGCAAATCCGCCGTCAATCATTTGAACTCGGAAAGCACAGAGCTATCGACAGCGCGCTCGAAAGTATGGAAAATATCGTACGCGAGCCGAGCGATACGGGTATTCAGGAATTTATGAACAGATTTTTCAACTCTTGGGATACTTTGGCGCAAAACCCTGCGGATATTTCGGCAAGAAGAAATTTGATTGCAAACGCGGATGTGCTTGTGGACGTATTCAGAAACGTCGCCTCGGAGTTGCACAACTTAAAAACATCGAGAAATGCCGATATTGTCAGCGTTGTCGGAGAAATAAACATTATTGCAAGAGATATTTTTAATCTCAATACCGAGATTTCCATAGCAGAGGCAAACGGCGGAAACGCAAACGATTCGCGGGACAGGCGCGATTTTCTTATGAGACGCCTTGCGGAACTTACGGATTACGACTATATCACGGACTCTACGGGGCAGGTATCAATAAGTATGAACGGACATATTTTGGTTTCTGCGGTCAGTGTAAATACAGTGGAAATTTTTTCACCGCCCAACGTTATAACCGATTCTCAGGGCTTTGCACAATTTGGTTTGCGAATGGTTAACGGTCGCGGGGTAATAACGCCTTCGGGCGGAGAACTCGCAGGATTGTTTGCCGCACGCGACGTTTTTATACCGAATATGGAGCGACAGCTCGACCAGTTGGCGGCAGGTTTGGTTGCCGCGGTAAATGAGCAACACAGAGAGGGTTTTAACCTTCGCGGACAATCTGGCTTTAACTTTTTTGATCCTCAGGGGATTACCGCGCGAACCATAAGTGTTTCCACGGGCATTACAACCGACCCGGGAAATATTGCGGCGGCAGGCGGCGGCGGAATTATGAGCGATTTAAGACGAAATGAAATTCCGGCAGGCGGAATGTCGCCGATAGGAACACCGTTTTTACTGTCTACTATCGACGGCTCAGATGGTTGGAATAGTACAACCGACCACGACACAGACCGCGCAAGAAATCTTGTAGCAGGAACGGTTGTTGTAAGCATGCCGTTGACACCGCCCGGCAGCGGTCAAATTCAACTTGTAGAGGGTCGGGATTTTCGCGTAGATTATGTTTTGGGGACTATTCAGCTTCTTGCCGACCAAAACGGCGTCAACCAGTACGAAGGCGTTGACTTGGAAATAAGTTTTAGATTTGTTACGGGAGGTTTTGAGGGCGAGGGAGGTAATATGAACGCTCTTGCCATATACGAACTTCGCCGTGCGCCGCTTATGGGAAATACCAACATATTCGGCAATCCCACATCGACATTCAGTGAGTTTTACGCCGCGTCGGTTGCGCAGTTGGGTTTAGACAGAAGAGAAGCGACCGCAAACGTAAACACACGCCAATTTTTGATTGACGGATACGACGAACATCAGGACAGTATCGCAGGAGTTTCGCTCGACGAAGAAGCGGCAAACATAATGAGATTGCAATATTCGTATCAGGCGGCGGCAAGAATTTTCTCATCTGTGCAGTCTATGCTGGACATTTTGCTGAATTTGTAA
- the aroC gene encoding chorismate synthase, with protein sequence MDNTFGLIYRTTTFGESHSRGVGAIIDGCPANIEISEEVIQKQLDRRKPGTSKLTTQRNESDTAVILSGVENGKTLGTPIAVFVENKDFRSNDYSGFTDVPRPSHADFTYKEKFGIVASSGGGRASARETIGRVISGAIAMEVLKIFDIEIAAGISQIGNICDIEGNLEAIEKEVEKAKAEKNSVGGAITCVCKNVPTGLGNPVFDKIDALLAQAMMSIPAAKGFEIGSGFSAAKMKGNEHNDLFVMKNGKLGTITNNSGGIQGGITNGENIIFKVAFKPTPTIGTKQLTVDYYGNPNPLEGKGRHDPCVAIRAVPVVEAMAAMVILDCLLRQNSTKTR encoded by the coding sequence ATGGATAACACATTCGGGCTCATTTACAGAACAACGACTTTCGGCGAAAGCCACAGTCGCGGCGTAGGCGCAATAATCGACGGTTGTCCCGCAAATATCGAAATAAGCGAAGAGGTAATTCAGAAGCAATTAGACCGCAGAAAGCCGGGAACAAGCAAATTAACGACCCAACGAAACGAAAGCGATACGGCGGTAATTCTTTCGGGCGTAGAAAACGGAAAAACTTTAGGAACGCCGATTGCGGTATTTGTAGAAAATAAAGATTTTCGTTCGAATGACTACAGTGGATTTACCGATGTTCCCCGCCCGTCGCACGCCGATTTCACCTACAAAGAAAAATTCGGAATAGTCGCGTCTTCAGGCGGTGGACGAGCAAGCGCGAGAGAAACTATCGGACGAGTAATTTCGGGCGCGATTGCTATGGAAGTTCTCAAAATTTTCGACATAGAAATTGCCGCAGGAATCTCTCAAATCGGTAATATATGCGACATTGAAGGTAATTTGGAGGCAATAGAAAAAGAAGTCGAAAAAGCAAAGGCAGAAAAAAATTCTGTCGGCGGAGCTATTACTTGCGTATGCAAAAACGTTCCGACGGGGCTGGGAAACCCCGTGTTCGACAAAATCGACGCTTTACTTGCTCAAGCAATGATGTCGATTCCCGCCGCAAAGGGTTTTGAAATCGGTAGCGGATTTTCAGCGGCAAAAATGAAAGGCAACGAACACAACGACCTTTTCGTTATGAAAAACGGTAAATTAGGCACGATAACTAATAACAGCGGCGGAATTCAAGGCGGAATAACAAATGGTGAAAACATTATCTTTAAAGTTGCTTTTAAGCCGACGCCAACTATAGGAACAAAACAACTGACAGTCGATTATTACGGAAATCCTAATCCACTCGAAGGCAAAGGCAGGCACGACCCTTGCGTTGCAATCCGCGCCGTCCCCGTGGTAGAAGCAATGGCGGCAATGGTAATTTTGGACTGTTTGTTGAGGCAGAATTCAACAAAAACGAGATAA
- a CDS encoding zinc ribbon domain-containing protein, protein MPTYTYKCEKCEKTFDKFESMSAEPLKVCIDENCKGDVKRLIGMGAGAILKGTGYYQTDFKNKPAAKKAECQGCPSAGACASTSSANEKAS, encoded by the coding sequence ATGCCAACCTATACATATAAATGCGAAAAATGCGAAAAAACATTCGACAAATTTGAGAGTATGTCGGCGGAACCGCTTAAAGTTTGCATTGACGAAAACTGCAAGGGAGACGTTAAGCGCCTCATCGGAATGGGTGCGGGAGCAATTCTTAAAGGAACGGGCTATTATCAAACCGATTTCAAAAACAAACCCGCCGCAAAAAAAGCGGAATGTCAAGGCTGTCCGTCGGCGGGCGCTTGCGCTTCGACAAGCTCTGCGAACGAGAAGGCGAGTTAA
- a CDS encoding SDR family oxidoreductase, with the protein MSKRILITGGAGFLGSHLSEKLLKMGHSVIALDNFFTGNKRNIIHLKNYDNFEFIRHDVTNPIMLEVDMIYNLACPASPIHYQYNPVKTTKTSVMGAINMLGLAKRVKARVLQASTSEIYGDPLPEFHPQQETYWGNVNPIGIRSCYDEGKRIAETLFYDYHRQNKVDIRIIRIFNTYGPRMHPNDGRVVSNFIVQALRNQDITIYGKGDQTRSFCYCDDLLEGMYRLMESNYAAPVNIGNPNEFTILELAKKVIETTNSKSKLIYCDLPSDDPKQRKPDISLAKRELDWTPKIELEEGLKYTAAYFDDLLKKEPDAFAEVR; encoded by the coding sequence ATGTCAAAAAGAATATTGATTACAGGTGGAGCGGGATTTTTGGGTTCGCATTTGAGCGAAAAATTACTTAAAATGGGGCATAGCGTTATTGCCTTGGACAACTTTTTCACGGGAAACAAGCGAAACATAATTCATCTGAAAAATTATGACAACTTTGAATTTATTCGCCACGATGTTACAAATCCGATTATGCTCGAAGTTGATATGATATACAACTTGGCGTGTCCGGCAAGTCCTATTCACTATCAGTACAACCCCGTAAAAACCACGAAAACAAGCGTGATGGGCGCAATAAATATGCTCGGACTTGCAAAAAGAGTGAAAGCGCGCGTTTTACAGGCAAGCACCTCCGAAATTTACGGCGACCCTCTGCCCGAATTTCATCCGCAACAGGAAACTTATTGGGGCAACGTGAACCCGATAGGTATTCGCAGTTGCTACGACGAAGGAAAACGCATTGCCGAAACGCTCTTTTACGATTATCACCGTCAAAACAAAGTCGATATTCGCATTATCAGAATTTTTAACACATACGGACCTCGGATGCACCCCAACGATGGACGGGTTGTGAGCAATTTTATAGTTCAGGCGCTTCGTAATCAAGATATAACAATATACGGAAAAGGCGACCAAACGCGTTCTTTCTGCTATTGCGACGACTTGCTTGAAGGTATGTATCGACTTATGGAAAGTAATTATGCCGCTCCCGTAAATATCGGAAATCCCAACGAATTTACCATCCTCGAACTCGCAAAAAAGGTGATAGAAACGACAAATTCAAAATCAAAACTAATATATTGCGACCTGCCGAGCGACGACCCCAAACAGCGCAAACCCGACATCTCTCTGGCAAAAAGAGAATTGGACTGGACGCCAAAAATAGAACTCGAAGAAGGACTGAAATACACAGCGGCATATTTCGACGACCTGCTGAAAAAAGAGCCCGACGCGTTTGCTGAAGTTCGTTGA
- the panC gene encoding pantoate--beta-alanine ligase — protein sequence MEIIKTSSEMQNFAKKCKSEQKTLVLVPTMGALHEGHLKLIDRAKSRGNDGKTVVIVSIFVNPTQFAPNEDFNKYPRKFENDCKKCEERGADLVFAPNAENMYPDGFDTKINCGKITTVLEGEIRPTHFDGVCTVVLKLFNITLADIAIFGQKDAQQVMVLKQMARDLNLTTEIDVHPIVREKDGLAMSSRNAYLTPDERAEVAEIYSGLKKARDLIAKERHSYKIKEFLLDYYSRKSYFVAEYIEITNFSAEKIAKITDEPALISVAMRTTQSKTRLIDNIITETVK from the coding sequence TTGGAAATAATAAAAACATCGTCGGAAATGCAAAATTTTGCAAAAAAATGCAAGAGCGAGCAAAAAACGCTCGTTCTTGTTCCGACGATGGGCGCCCTGCACGAAGGACATCTTAAACTTATCGACAGAGCGAAATCTCGCGGCAATGACGGCAAAACTGTCGTTATTGTCAGCATTTTTGTAAATCCCACGCAATTCGCTCCTAATGAAGATTTTAACAAATACCCGCGCAAATTTGAAAACGACTGCAAAAAGTGCGAAGAGCGCGGCGCGGACTTAGTTTTTGCGCCGAACGCGGAAAATATGTATCCCGACGGCTTCGATACAAAAATAAACTGCGGAAAAATAACAACCGTTCTCGAGGGAGAAATTCGCCCGACGCATTTTGACGGCGTTTGCACGGTTGTCCTTAAATTGTTCAACATAACGCTTGCCGACATTGCGATTTTCGGACAAAAAGACGCTCAGCAGGTTATGGTGCTAAAACAAATGGCGCGCGATTTAAATTTGACGACGGAAATCGACGTCCATCCGATAGTCCGCGAAAAAGACGGCTTGGCTATGAGTTCGCGAAACGCGTATCTGACGCCCGACGAAAGAGCGGAGGTAGCCGAAATCTACTCGGGACTAAAAAAAGCGAGAGATTTAATTGCAAAAGAAAGACATTCTTACAAAATAAAAGAGTTTTTACTTGATTATTACTCGCGCAAATCGTATTTTGTTGCGGAATATATTGAAATCACTAATTTTTCGGCGGAAAAAATCGCCAAAATAACGGACGAGCCCGCTTTGATTTCGGTTGCAATGCGAACAACTCAAAGCAAAACTCGACTTATTGATAACATTATAACAGAGACGGTAAAATAA
- a CDS encoding sensor domain-containing diguanylate cyclase, with protein sequence MGVNKNTVAEKQEHITHKRLTSIKRKFFIFSLLLLTFIIVVGTIFFSIAMKQIIKQSIDEELEQTVALGRIKLEARINSEIAIIRNMAKSPIIADYFSEPTDQTFERLARRELEAYRYTLRSESLFWINTTDKKYYRNDTLVYEVNIETSTNPLTYWYKKTLHETTEYNLNINFDEQSQIPKLWVNAPVFDRTGAPVGVIGTGIDLSDFVYVIFSEQKSRAQTFFFNVQGEITGAKDVNLVAEKRHINEVFEICGDKILSTALDLNYNEIRFFECSRSEFAVAAISEFGWFIVSTIPLVGGNYGYLMTFLFVIMSIVMVFMFLMFNIIVAKLLTPLQNMVKALNQISSDWSSPYILAKRNDEVGIIARSICDFLDQNRTLTNDVYNDALTGIYNRRFLETNMERVIKSLSRGDNELSLLFIDIDFFKKYNDTYGHQKGDECLKSVAKALTETLSRTDDFVARYGGEEFVVVLPHTDEDGAKTVAQTMIEQVRNLNITHEKNEPVGFVSISIGITTGKVSHTHNGDNYIKLADEALYKSKENGRNQYTFEALKA encoded by the coding sequence ATGGGCGTTAATAAAAACACAGTCGCGGAAAAGCAAGAGCACATTACGCACAAGCGACTTACATCTATAAAGCGAAAGTTTTTTATCTTCTCGCTTCTTTTACTCACTTTCATTATTGTAGTAGGAACGATTTTCTTCTCGATTGCGATGAAGCAAATAATAAAGCAATCCATAGACGAAGAGCTGGAGCAAACCGTAGCCTTGGGGCGAATTAAACTTGAAGCGCGGATAAACAGCGAAATCGCAATAATCCGAAATATGGCGAAATCTCCCATTATAGCGGATTATTTTTCCGAGCCGACAGACCAAACTTTTGAGCGGCTGGCAAGAAGAGAGCTGGAGGCTTATCGCTACACGCTGAGGTCGGAATCGTTGTTTTGGATAAACACCACCGACAAAAAATATTACCGAAACGACACTCTTGTTTACGAGGTGAACATAGAAACATCGACCAATCCGTTAACTTATTGGTATAAAAAAACTCTTCACGAAACCACCGAATACAATCTCAACATAAATTTTGACGAACAGTCGCAAATTCCCAAACTTTGGGTAAACGCGCCTGTTTTCGACAGAACGGGCGCCCCCGTCGGAGTTATAGGCACGGGCATTGACTTGTCGGATTTTGTTTACGTAATATTCAGCGAGCAAAAAAGCCGCGCGCAAACGTTCTTTTTTAACGTTCAGGGAGAAATCACAGGTGCAAAAGACGTGAATTTAGTCGCGGAAAAGAGGCACATAAACGAAGTGTTCGAGATATGCGGCGACAAAATTTTATCGACCGCCTTAGACCTGAATTACAACGAAATAAGATTTTTCGAGTGCAGTCGAAGCGAGTTTGCGGTTGCCGCCATTTCGGAATTCGGCTGGTTTATCGTCTCGACCATCCCTCTTGTAGGCGGAAATTACGGATATTTAATGACATTTCTTTTCGTTATTATGTCGATAGTTATGGTTTTTATGTTTTTGATGTTCAACATTATCGTGGCAAAATTGCTTACGCCTCTGCAAAATATGGTTAAAGCGCTAAATCAAATATCGTCGGACTGGTCGTCGCCCTATATTCTGGCAAAAAGAAACGACGAGGTCGGAATTATAGCCCGCAGTATCTGCGATTTCTTAGACCAAAACCGCACCTTAACCAACGACGTTTACAACGACGCGCTAACGGGAATTTACAATCGCCGCTTCTTGGAAACAAATATGGAACGCGTAATAAAATCGCTTTCCCGCGGCGACAACGAGCTGAGTTTATTGTTTATCGACATCGATTTCTTCAAAAAATACAACGACACCTACGGACACCAAAAAGGCGACGAATGCCTGAAATCCGTTGCAAAAGCGCTAACCGAAACTTTGTCGCGGACAGACGACTTTGTAGCGAGATACGGCGGCGAAGAATTCGTGGTAGTTCTTCCTCACACCGACGAAGACGGCGCAAAAACAGTCGCCCAAACAATGATAGAACAAGTAAGAAACCTGAACATAACGCACGAAAAAAACGAGCCCGTCGGTTTTGTATCAATTTCTATCGGAATAACGACAGGAAAAGTATCGCACACGCACAACGGCGACAATTACATAAAACTTGCCGACGAAGCGCTATACAAATCCAAAGAAAACGGACGAAATCAATACACATTTGAAGCGTTGAAAGCCTAA
- a CDS encoding 16S rRNA (uracil(1498)-N(3))-methyltransferase: MSKKDAHFLFFSENINENSILLDSDEVAHISNVLRFSEGDEIRITDGKGNIFESKIVKMKRDSALCEIISTHRHKPPLCAITVAIGMPEKEKLEDVCEMLAPLGVAKIVPLITNKCQKNYADERWEKVAQRCRRKIISSIKQSLNPHITVLEKPVELGKFCEIGDGSENSGDFETRRALSLLGDFGGQRIDEIIKKGDIPQSICIFVGPPSGFSQDEIDSIVKTRHALSLCLGEYRLRTELAAVCAAAAVGQAL; encoded by the coding sequence ATGAGCAAAAAAGACGCGCATTTTCTGTTTTTCAGCGAAAATATTAACGAAAACTCCATTCTTTTGGACAGCGACGAGGTTGCGCATATTTCCAACGTTCTCAGGTTCAGCGAGGGCGACGAAATCCGTATAACCGACGGCAAAGGCAATATTTTCGAGAGCAAAATCGTAAAAATGAAGAGAGACAGCGCGCTTTGTGAAATAATTTCCACACACCGCCACAAACCGCCCTTGTGCGCAATTACGGTAGCGATTGGTATGCCCGAAAAAGAAAAGCTGGAAGACGTTTGCGAAATGCTTGCGCCGCTCGGAGTGGCGAAAATTGTTCCGCTTATAACAAACAAATGTCAAAAAAACTACGCGGACGAGCGTTGGGAAAAAGTTGCGCAAAGATGCCGCAGAAAAATTATTTCTTCGATAAAGCAATCGCTAAATCCGCATATTACCGTTTTGGAGAAGCCGGTTGAATTGGGGAAATTTTGCGAAATTGGCGATGGTAGCGAAAATTCGGGGGATTTTGAGACAAGGCGTGCCTTGTCTCTACTGGGGGATTTTGGGGGGCAGAGAATTGACGAAATTATAAAAAAGGGCGATATTCCGCAGTCGATTTGCATTTTTGTAGGACCTCCGTCGGGATTTTCACAAGACGAAATAGATTCTATCGTAAAGACAAGGCATGCCTTGTCTCTGTGCCTTGGTGAATATCGCCTCCGAACCGAACTTGCGGCTGTCTGCGCCGCCGCGGCTGTCGGACAAGCCCTGTGA
- the obgE gene encoding GTPase ObgE, with translation MFIDSAKIEVISGDGGNGCFSYDRDKFKPKGKPGGGNGGRGGNVYVVASKKVHTLQDISYKSYYKAERGGHGGSHNLYGRSGEDAKIYVPLGTIIRDFETDELIYDFTEDGEEVMVAKGGRGGRGNRAMVSKLTPNPEYAEYGKEGEKRTLKLTLKVMADVGLVGLPNAGKSTLLSVVSRATPEIADYPFTTLKPHLGIVKTGDFTSFVMADIPGIIEGASAGKGLGIQFLQHIERTRVLAVLVDCNDENPSETAKKLKKELKKHSKELAEKPCICVLTKTDTREASEYKIPRGWLSISAATNDGVSKLIIKLNEMITQAREEDGTIDKKVISVG, from the coding sequence ATGTTTATAGACAGCGCAAAAATAGAAGTTATTTCGGGCGACGGCGGAAACGGATGTTTTTCTTACGACCGCGACAAATTTAAGCCGAAAGGAAAACCGGGCGGCGGAAACGGCGGGCGCGGCGGAAACGTTTATGTCGTCGCAAGCAAAAAAGTTCATACATTACAGGATATTTCGTATAAATCCTACTACAAAGCAGAGCGCGGCGGACACGGCGGCTCGCATAATTTATACGGCAGAAGCGGCGAAGACGCAAAAATTTACGTTCCGCTGGGAACAATAATAAGAGATTTTGAAACCGACGAGCTCATTTACGATTTCACGGAAGACGGCGAAGAGGTAATGGTCGCAAAAGGCGGGCGCGGCGGGCGCGGAAACCGAGCAATGGTGAGCAAACTTACCCCCAACCCCGAATACGCCGAATACGGAAAAGAGGGCGAAAAAAGAACGCTGAAACTAACGCTGAAAGTTATGGCGGACGTCGGACTTGTGGGACTTCCCAACGCGGGAAAATCCACGCTTTTGTCGGTTGTATCGCGGGCAACTCCCGAAATCGCCGATTATCCGTTCACAACCCTTAAACCGCACTTGGGAATAGTAAAAACAGGCGATTTCACTTCGTTTGTTATGGCGGATATTCCGGGAATTATTGAGGGTGCAAGTGCCGGAAAAGGGCTCGGCATACAATTTTTACAGCACATCGAACGAACTCGCGTTTTAGCGGTTTTGGTGGATTGCAACGACGAAAATCCGAGCGAAACAGCAAAAAAACTTAAAAAAGAACTAAAAAAACACAGTAAAGAACTCGCCGAAAAACCGTGTATATGCGTTTTAACCAAAACCGATACGCGAGAAGCAAGCGAATACAAAATTCCGCGCGGGTGGCTTTCCATTTCGGCGGCGACAAACGACGGCGTTTCAAAACTTATTATTAAGTTAAACGAAATGATTACTCAGGCGCGCGAAGAAGACGGAACTATAGATAAAAAAGTTATTTCGGTCGGATAA
- the hisF gene encoding imidazole glycerol phosphate synthase subunit HisF, giving the protein MCKKRIIACLDVKDGKLVKGVKFVDTKEIGDPVERAKEYMKQGLDELVFYDITATSDNKDIMIDLIKRVAEQTTIPFSVGGGIKSVEDCKKVIAAGAQKVNINSAAVKNPQLVSDCVKEFGSERVVLAMDVKQVEKSDKIPTGYEVVIDGGRTFTGIDAIEWAKRGEKLGAGELVVNSIDADGTKDGYDISLTKQIVEAVSIPVVASGGAGKPEHLAEVLTVANAATALVATMVHFGEYTVSGLKKYLAEQGIKLQNPSEN; this is encoded by the coding sequence ATGTGTAAAAAAAGAATTATTGCCTGCTTGGACGTTAAAGACGGGAAGCTTGTTAAAGGTGTGAAATTTGTCGATACAAAGGAAATCGGCGACCCTGTAGAAAGAGCGAAAGAATATATGAAACAAGGGCTCGACGAGTTGGTGTTTTATGATATTACCGCGACAAGCGACAACAAAGACATTATGATTGACCTTATAAAACGCGTGGCTGAACAGACAACAATCCCGTTCTCGGTCGGCGGCGGAATAAAAAGCGTAGAAGACTGCAAAAAGGTAATTGCGGCGGGCGCGCAAAAAGTTAACATTAACAGCGCGGCGGTAAAAAATCCTCAGCTTGTAAGCGATTGCGTAAAAGAATTCGGTTCCGAGCGCGTTGTGCTTGCAATGGACGTAAAACAAGTCGAAAAAAGCGATAAAATCCCGACGGGCTACGAAGTCGTAATAGACGGCGGCAGAACTTTTACGGGAATTGACGCCATTGAGTGGGCAAAGCGCGGCGAAAAATTGGGCGCAGGCGAGCTTGTGGTAAATTCGATTGACGCCGACGGAACAAAAGACGGCTACGACATAAGCTTAACAAAACAGATAGTCGAAGCGGTATCAATCCCCGTGGTTGCTTCGGGCGGCGCGGGAAAACCCGAACACTTGGCTGAAGTTCTTACAGTAGCAAACGCGGCGACGGCTCTTGTGGCGACTATGGTACACTTTGGCGAATATACGGTTTCGGGGCTTAAAAAATATTTGGCTGAGCAGGGAATAAAACTCCAAAATCCGAGCGAAAATTAA